A single region of the Stenotrophomonas sp. Marseille-Q4652 genome encodes:
- the mreD gene encoding rod shape-determining protein MreD gives MLPVSLLLALLLGLVPLPSLLQPLRPYWLALVLAYWVVETPDRVGLGFAFAAGLVADMLYGTLLGEQALRLVVMTFILQRFRARLRFFPMSQQALAIGGLLVNDRIISATLHLAVGEPVLPWAYWWAPLLGMLLWLPMFVLLDAVRLGRRRR, from the coding sequence ATACTGCCGGTCAGCCTGCTGCTGGCCCTGCTGCTGGGCCTGGTGCCGCTGCCTTCGCTGCTGCAGCCGCTGCGTCCGTACTGGCTGGCGCTGGTGCTGGCCTACTGGGTGGTGGAAACCCCCGACCGCGTCGGCCTGGGCTTTGCCTTCGCCGCCGGCCTGGTCGCCGACATGCTCTACGGCACCCTGCTTGGCGAGCAGGCGCTGCGGCTGGTGGTGATGACCTTCATCCTGCAGCGCTTCCGTGCCCGCCTGCGCTTCTTCCCGATGTCGCAGCAGGCGCTGGCCATCGGCGGCCTGCTGGTCAACGACCGCATCATCAGCGCCACCCTGCACCTGGCCGTGGGCGAGCCGGTGCTGCCGTGGGCCTACTGGTGGGCACCGCTGCTGGGCATGCTGCTGTGGCTGCCGATGTTCGTGCTGCTGGACGCGGTGCGGCTGGGCCGGCGCAGGCGCTGA
- a CDS encoding M1 family metallopeptidase produces the protein MRSPFLMLPLAIALAAGCGKDSTAPVAEPVTTKAADTAVKAVNRSHDESSYAQPDKVVIKDLALDLKLDFDARQIGGTATCTLEWKDKDAAELVLDTRELTIEKVEAIDAQGNASPLLFTLADADKVFGSRLTIETPRQPAKVAITYRTAPTASGLQWLEPSMTEGQQLPFMFSQSQAIHARSWVPLQDTPSVRFTYSAKVSSRPDVMVLMSADNDSKAARDGEYSFTMPQPIPSYLLAIAAGDLVFQPISGRAGVWAEPSMAPRAAKEFEDTEKMIVAAEKLYGEYRWGRYDMLVLPPSFPFGGMENPRLTFATPTVITGDKSLVSLIAHELAHSWSGNLVTNSSWKDIWLNEGFTSYVQSRIVEAVYGKEMAQMERMIDQTGLKAEIAETPQAQQVLALAPLGELDPDEALSSVAYDKGAWFLQFLEERVGREVFDAFLRGWFDSHAFKSTDTDAFVAYLQAELLAKHPHAVTAQELDEWLNKPGIPASAPAPASRNLALVDTARIALLGSGQLPNSQLTNAWATQEWVHFISGLGQTQDVALLAKLDQAYKLTGTPNGEIAMRWYPLAIRSGYTQAQEAAGEFIQRVGRRKLILPIYAELVKTPEGLAFAKEVFERAKPGYHPITTASVQDMLAKAEGGAK, from the coding sequence ATGCGCTCACCGTTCCTGATGCTGCCGCTGGCCATTGCCCTGGCCGCCGGCTGTGGCAAAGATTCCACCGCTCCCGTGGCCGAACCCGTCACCACCAAGGCTGCCGACACCGCCGTGAAAGCCGTCAACCGCAGCCACGACGAGAGCTCCTACGCACAGCCGGACAAGGTCGTCATCAAGGACCTGGCGCTGGACCTGAAGCTGGACTTCGACGCGCGCCAGATCGGTGGCACTGCCACCTGCACCCTGGAGTGGAAGGACAAGGACGCCGCCGAGCTGGTGCTCGATACCCGCGAGCTGACCATCGAGAAGGTCGAGGCCATCGACGCGCAGGGCAACGCCTCGCCGCTGCTGTTCACGCTGGCCGACGCCGACAAGGTGTTCGGCAGCAGGTTGACCATCGAGACCCCGCGCCAGCCGGCCAAGGTCGCCATCACCTACCGCACCGCGCCGACCGCCTCGGGCCTGCAGTGGCTGGAACCGTCGATGACCGAGGGCCAGCAGCTGCCCTTCATGTTCAGCCAGTCGCAGGCGATCCACGCCCGTTCCTGGGTGCCGCTGCAGGACACCCCGAGCGTGCGTTTCACCTACAGCGCCAAGGTCAGCAGCCGCCCGGACGTGATGGTGCTGATGAGCGCCGACAACGATTCCAAGGCCGCGCGTGATGGTGAGTACAGCTTCACCATGCCGCAGCCGATCCCGTCCTACCTGCTGGCCATCGCCGCTGGCGACCTGGTGTTCCAGCCGATCTCCGGCCGTGCCGGCGTATGGGCCGAGCCGTCGATGGCGCCCAGGGCCGCCAAGGAGTTCGAAGACACCGAGAAGATGATCGTCGCGGCCGAGAAGCTGTACGGCGAGTACCGCTGGGGCCGCTACGACATGCTGGTGCTGCCGCCGTCGTTCCCGTTCGGCGGCATGGAAAACCCGCGTCTGACGTTTGCCACCCCGACCGTGATCACCGGTGACAAGTCGCTGGTCTCGCTGATCGCCCACGAGTTGGCGCACAGCTGGTCCGGCAACCTGGTGACCAATTCGAGCTGGAAGGACATCTGGCTCAACGAGGGCTTCACCAGCTACGTGCAGAGCCGCATCGTCGAGGCTGTCTACGGCAAGGAAATGGCCCAGATGGAGCGGATGATCGACCAGACCGGGCTGAAGGCGGAAATCGCCGAGACCCCGCAGGCCCAGCAGGTGCTGGCGCTGGCTCCGCTCGGCGAGCTGGATCCGGACGAGGCCCTGTCCAGCGTGGCCTACGACAAGGGCGCCTGGTTCCTGCAGTTCCTGGAAGAGCGTGTCGGCCGCGAGGTGTTCGATGCCTTCCTGCGTGGCTGGTTCGACTCCCATGCCTTCAAGAGCACCGATACCGATGCCTTCGTGGCGTACCTGCAGGCCGAGCTGCTGGCCAAACACCCGCATGCGGTGACCGCGCAGGAGCTGGACGAGTGGCTCAACAAGCCGGGCATCCCGGCCAGCGCCCCGGCCCCGGCCTCGCGCAACCTTGCCCTGGTCGATACCGCGCGCATCGCCCTGCTCGGCAGCGGCCAGCTGCCCAACAGCCAGCTGACCAATGCCTGGGCCACCCAGGAATGGGTGCACTTCATCAGCGGGCTGGGCCAGACCCAGGACGTAGCCCTGCTGGCCAAGCTGGACCAGGCCTACAAGCTGACCGGCACCCCGAACGGCGAGATCGCCATGCGCTGGTACCCGCTGGCGATCCGCAGCGGCTATACGCAGGCGCAGGAAGCGGCCGGTGAGTTCATCCAGCGCGTCGGCCGTCGCAAGCTGATCCTGCCGATCTACGCCGAACTGGTGAAGACGCCCGAGGGCCTGGCGTTTGCCAAGGAAGTGTTCGAGCGCGCCAAGCCGGGCTACCACCCGATCACCACCGCCTCGGTCCAGGACATGCTGGCCAAGGCCGAGGGTGGCGCGAAGTAA
- a CDS encoding carbohydrate kinase family protein: MSALICGSLAFDTIMVFPDQFKNHILPDKVHILNVSFLVPRMRREFGGCAGNIAYNLKLLGGSPVPMATVGQDFAPYREHFIEQGIDLSQVKVIDELFTPQAFITTDHDNNQITAFHPGAMMRSHENHVKDVPGITFGIVAPDGREGMIQNANEFLERGIPFIFDPGQAMPLFNGPELRNFIEQADYVVVNDYESNLLQERTGWTEKDIVQRVKAYITTQGPKGAVIHTPEKSFHVPPAHERRVVDPTGCGDAFRAGLIFGIEKGYDWLTVGRMGNLMGALKVEHPGTQNQRFTFDEFNEQFKQQFGYSL; the protein is encoded by the coding sequence ATGTCTGCTTTGATCTGTGGTTCTCTTGCCTTCGACACCATCATGGTGTTCCCGGACCAGTTCAAGAACCACATCCTGCCGGACAAGGTCCACATCCTGAACGTGTCGTTCCTGGTCCCGCGCATGCGCCGCGAGTTTGGCGGCTGCGCCGGCAACATCGCCTACAACCTGAAGCTGCTGGGCGGCTCGCCGGTGCCGATGGCCACCGTTGGCCAGGATTTCGCCCCGTACCGCGAGCACTTCATCGAGCAGGGCATCGACCTGTCGCAGGTCAAGGTGATCGATGAGCTGTTCACCCCGCAGGCGTTCATCACCACCGACCACGACAACAACCAGATCACCGCCTTCCACCCGGGCGCGATGATGCGATCGCACGAGAACCACGTGAAGGACGTGCCGGGCATCACCTTCGGCATCGTGGCCCCGGACGGCCGCGAGGGCATGATCCAGAACGCCAACGAGTTCCTGGAGCGCGGGATCCCGTTCATCTTCGACCCGGGCCAGGCCATGCCGCTGTTCAACGGCCCGGAGCTGCGCAACTTCATCGAACAGGCCGACTACGTGGTCGTCAACGACTACGAGTCCAACCTGCTGCAGGAGCGCACCGGCTGGACCGAGAAGGACATCGTGCAGCGGGTCAAGGCCTACATCACCACCCAGGGCCCGAAGGGCGCGGTCATCCACACCCCGGAAAAGAGTTTCCATGTGCCGCCGGCACACGAGCGCCGCGTGGTCGATCCGACCGGCTGCGGCGACGCCTTCCGGGCCGGCCTGATCTTCGGCATCGAGAAGGGCTACGACTGGCTGACCGTCGGCCGCATGGGCAACCTGATGGGCGCGCTGAAGGTCGAACACCCGGGCACCCAGAACCAGCGTTTCACCTTCGACGAGTTCAACGAGCAGTTCAAGCAGCAGTTCGGCTATTCGCTGTAA
- a CDS encoding rod shape-determining protein, giving the protein MFKKLRGMFSNDLSIDLGTANTLIYVRGQGIVLNEPSVVAVRQDRAIGGTRSVAAVGAEAKQMLGRTPGHITTIRPMKDGVIADFTYTEAMLKHFIKKVHKSRFLRPSPRVLVCVPAGSTQVERRAIKESAEEAGARDVYLIEEPMAAAIGAGLPVTEARGSMVIDIGGGTTEVAVISLNGIVYSASVRIGGDRFDESITNYVRRNHGMLIGEATAERIKVELGCAYPQTEVKELEISGRNLAEGVPKMIKISSNEVLEALHEPLSGIVSAVKLALEQTPPELCADVAERGIVLTGGGALLRDLDRLISEETGLHVQVADDPLTCVARGGGRALELVDMHGNEFFAPE; this is encoded by the coding sequence ATGTTCAAGAAGCTGCGTGGCATGTTCTCCAATGACCTGTCCATCGACCTGGGCACGGCCAATACCCTCATCTACGTGCGCGGCCAGGGGATCGTGCTCAACGAGCCGTCGGTGGTCGCCGTGCGCCAGGACCGTGCGATTGGCGGCACCCGTTCGGTCGCCGCGGTCGGCGCCGAGGCCAAGCAGATGCTCGGCCGTACCCCGGGCCACATCACCACCATCCGCCCGATGAAGGACGGCGTCATCGCCGACTTCACCTATACCGAGGCGATGCTCAAGCACTTCATCAAGAAGGTGCACAAGTCGCGCTTCCTGCGCCCGAGCCCGCGCGTGCTGGTGTGCGTGCCGGCCGGCTCGACCCAGGTCGAGCGCCGCGCGATCAAGGAATCGGCCGAGGAGGCCGGTGCCCGCGACGTGTACCTGATCGAGGAACCGATGGCCGCGGCGATCGGCGCCGGCCTGCCGGTGACCGAGGCCCGTGGCTCGATGGTCATCGACATCGGCGGCGGCACCACCGAGGTGGCGGTGATCTCGCTCAACGGCATCGTCTACTCGGCGTCGGTGCGCATTGGCGGCGACCGCTTCGACGAGTCGATCACCAACTACGTGCGCCGCAACCACGGCATGCTGATCGGTGAGGCCACCGCCGAACGGATCAAGGTCGAGCTGGGCTGTGCCTACCCGCAGACCGAGGTCAAGGAACTGGAGATTTCCGGCCGCAACCTCGCCGAGGGCGTGCCGAAGATGATCAAGATCAGCTCCAACGAGGTGCTCGAGGCCCTGCACGAGCCGCTCAGCGGCATCGTCTCGGCGGTCAAGCTGGCGCTGGAGCAGACCCCGCCGGAACTGTGCGCCGACGTCGCCGAGCGCGGCATCGTGCTGACCGGCGGTGGCGCCCTGCTGCGCGACCTGGACCGCCTGATCTCCGAGGAGACCGGCCTGCACGTCCAGGTCGCCGACGACCCGCTGACCTGCGTGGCCCGCGGCGGTGGCCGCGCGCTGGAACTGGTGGACATGCACGGCAACGAGTTCTTCGCTCCCGAGTGA
- the mrdA gene encoding penicillin-binding protein 2 — translation MYPRRQVKNPHAEAEQFRRRAALGFLGVLLTLLGLGGWYFKLQVLDHDIYATRSEANRIKPRPVVPGRGMIYDRNGRLLAENVPAFRLDITPDKVKDMDATLEGLRGLFAISDEEIEAFHRSRKARRSFLPVTLKLRVSDEEMARFAVDRWKYPGVELEPYLTRRYPYGELFAHVIGYVGRIDEKDLGTLGEGNAALTHIGKSGLERYYETELRGKVGYEQVETNVQGRAIRTVGRVPAQSGADLRLSIDADLQRAMVAAFGEQEGSAVAIDPRTGEILAMVSLPSYDPNLFVNGISHADFKRLNENPSRPQFNRLVLGGVAPGSTVKPFLGLAGLDSGIRRPEDRILSRGMYYLPGVGRGWGDANRGGHGWTDLRKSISQSVNTYYYQLGIDMGIERFDQYMAGYGFGEPTGIDLLGEIEGILPSPQAKMKARKERWYPGDTVNASIGQGLWKVTPLQLARGVGGLASGQLRRPHLVKETRAGFDHDWAPLPQPAGKPISPNPANLQAVREGMMGTMQPGGSGWRVASGAAYLMAGKTGTAQVVSRKGTAATNPKSLPMHLRHRALFIGFAPAEEPTIAVAIAVEGGGYGGSAAAPIARKVFDAWLLGQLPDGLEPLDAERGTTAIGTAVIDAEDPGLRQAGDAAAALLEDLPVMVGAPAPVPPAPAPQGQPPLAPARAPTTEDAR, via the coding sequence ATGTATCCGCGTCGCCAGGTCAAGAATCCACACGCCGAGGCCGAGCAGTTCCGGCGCCGCGCCGCGCTGGGCTTCCTTGGCGTGCTGCTGACCCTGCTCGGCCTGGGCGGCTGGTACTTCAAGCTGCAGGTGCTCGACCACGACATCTACGCCACCCGCTCGGAGGCCAACCGGATCAAGCCGCGGCCGGTGGTGCCCGGGCGCGGGATGATCTACGACCGCAACGGGCGGCTGCTGGCCGAGAACGTGCCGGCCTTCCGCCTGGACATCACCCCGGACAAGGTCAAGGACATGGACGCGACCCTGGAAGGGTTGCGCGGGCTGTTCGCGATCAGCGACGAGGAGATCGAGGCCTTCCACCGTTCGCGCAAGGCGCGTCGCAGTTTCCTGCCGGTGACGCTGAAGCTGCGTGTTTCCGACGAGGAGATGGCGCGTTTCGCGGTGGACCGCTGGAAGTATCCCGGGGTCGAGCTCGAGCCCTACCTGACCCGCCGCTATCCGTACGGCGAGCTGTTCGCGCATGTCATTGGCTACGTCGGCCGCATCGACGAGAAGGACCTGGGCACGCTGGGCGAGGGCAATGCGGCGCTGACCCACATCGGCAAGTCCGGGCTGGAGCGCTATTACGAGACCGAGCTGCGCGGCAAGGTCGGCTACGAGCAGGTCGAGACCAACGTGCAGGGCCGCGCGATCCGCACCGTGGGCCGGGTGCCGGCGCAGTCGGGCGCCGACCTGCGCCTGTCCATCGATGCCGACCTGCAGCGGGCGATGGTCGCCGCCTTCGGCGAGCAGGAAGGCTCGGCGGTGGCGATCGATCCACGCACGGGCGAGATCCTGGCCATGGTCAGCCTGCCGTCCTACGACCCCAACCTGTTCGTCAACGGCATCTCCCACGCCGACTTCAAGCGGCTCAACGAAAACCCGTCGCGACCGCAGTTCAACCGCCTGGTGCTCGGCGGCGTGGCCCCGGGTTCGACGGTCAAGCCGTTCCTCGGCCTGGCCGGCCTGGACAGCGGCATCCGCCGGCCGGAAGACAGGATCCTCTCGCGCGGCATGTATTACCTGCCGGGCGTGGGCCGTGGTTGGGGCGATGCCAACCGCGGCGGCCATGGCTGGACCGACCTGCGCAAGTCGATCTCGCAGTCGGTCAACACCTACTACTACCAGCTCGGCATCGACATGGGGATCGAGCGCTTCGACCAGTACATGGCCGGCTACGGCTTCGGCGAGCCGACCGGCATCGACCTGCTCGGCGAGATCGAAGGCATCCTGCCCTCGCCGCAGGCCAAGATGAAGGCGCGCAAGGAGCGCTGGTACCCGGGCGACACGGTCAACGCCAGCATCGGCCAGGGGTTGTGGAAGGTGACCCCGCTGCAGCTGGCACGCGGCGTCGGTGGCCTGGCCAGCGGGCAGTTGCGCCGCCCGCACCTGGTCAAGGAGACCCGCGCCGGCTTCGACCATGACTGGGCACCACTGCCGCAACCGGCTGGCAAGCCGATCAGCCCCAACCCGGCCAACCTGCAGGCGGTGCGCGAGGGCATGATGGGCACGATGCAGCCCGGTGGCAGCGGCTGGCGCGTGGCCTCCGGCGCGGCCTACCTGATGGCCGGCAAGACCGGTACCGCACAGGTGGTCAGCCGCAAGGGCACCGCCGCGACCAATCCCAAGAGCCTGCCAATGCACCTGCGCCACCGCGCGCTGTTCATCGGCTTTGCCCCGGCCGAGGAGCCCACCATCGCCGTGGCCATCGCCGTGGAGGGCGGCGGTTACGGTGGTTCGGCCGCCGCGCCGATCGCCCGCAAGGTGTTCGACGCCTGGCTGCTGGGCCAGCTGCCTGACGGGCTGGAACCGCTGGATGCCGAGCGCGGCACCACCGCCATCGGGACCGCGGTGATCGATGCCGAGGACCCGGGCCTGCGCCAGGCCGGTGATGCGGCCGCGGCGCTGCTGGAAGACCTGCCGGTGATGGTGGGCGCCCCCGCGCCGGTGCCGCCGGCTCCCGCGCCGCAGGGCCAGCCGCCGCTCGCGCCGGCACGTGCACCGACCACGGAGGACGCGCGATGA
- a CDS encoding HAD-IA family hydrolase, protein MARGPGPAALEDLVLSRHWVFDLDGTLTVPVHDFALIRRELAIPAGEDILAHLAALPPARAHQARSWLRQHEQGLAEAAIAAPGAVALVRALRAAGVQLGILTRNDHALTQVTLAAIGLEDCFDPAQILGRDQAAPKPAPDGLGWFAARWQVAPAAMRMVGDHLHDIACAQAAGVPGILLDPEGRNPWPGVARWQVRDCVQLLELWQGLHG, encoded by the coding sequence ATGGCCCGCGGGCCGGGTCCGGCCGCGCTGGAGGACCTGGTCCTCAGCCGGCACTGGGTGTTCGACCTGGACGGCACCCTGACCGTGCCGGTGCACGACTTTGCGCTGATCCGGCGCGAGCTGGCGATCCCGGCCGGGGAGGACATCCTCGCCCACCTCGCCGCGCTGCCGCCGGCACGTGCGCACCAGGCGCGAAGCTGGCTGAGGCAGCACGAGCAGGGTCTGGCCGAGGCGGCGATCGCCGCGCCCGGCGCGGTGGCACTGGTGCGAGCACTGCGAGCGGCCGGCGTGCAGCTGGGCATCCTGACCCGCAACGACCACGCGCTGACCCAAGTAACGCTGGCTGCGATCGGGCTGGAGGACTGCTTCGACCCGGCGCAGATCCTCGGGCGCGACCAGGCTGCGCCCAAGCCGGCCCCGGATGGACTGGGCTGGTTCGCTGCGCGCTGGCAGGTGGCCCCGGCGGCGATGCGCATGGTCGGTGACCACCTGCACGACATCGCCTGTGCGCAGGCCGCCGGCGTGCCCGGGATCCTGCTCGACCCCGAAGGGCGGAATCCCTGGCCGGGCGTGGCACGCTGGCAGGTGCGCGACTGCGTGCAACTGCTGGAGCTATGGCAGGGCCTGCACGGCTGA